The sequence below is a genomic window from Candidatus Sysuiplasma acidicola.
CTTTGCTGAGGAGTTCTTATCTCTTCAGTCTCTCCCGCCCTCTCTCAGAAATGCCCTTCTTCCCCTTGCCCTTTCTCTTCCCGGCAGCCATTAGATGGTATATGCACGATCGAATAGTTCTAGCGAATTATTAAAGAAAATAGATTATAAGATAATGTTATTCCAAACAGTTATAGTTAGAAAAAGCGTTAAAGGGTTTAAGAGGGAGCTGACTCAGAGCGTTGTGGAACCAAGGTTGGAGTTGCCTGAGTACAAAGTTACTGTTAGCCCCTGGAGAGATCCGCTTGCCCAGGTGGCAGGGCTACTGATGGTAAAGTAGTCGCCTGCGGACAGATATGTTCCGCTATTGCCACTCAAGATTGTAAACGAACCCGTGAGTGAAGAAGCGACTGAGAACGTCATCGACGCACCGGTCGAACTCAAAGTTCCCATTGTGAATGTGCCATCAGTCGTCGCATTTCCGCCGCTAATTACTATCTTAAGATTAGATAGTCCGATATTGGAAGCTGATACGCTAGATACGGTCACCGTCCAACTGGTACCAGTTGCCTGTGCCTCGTTCAATCCCGCGCTGTTCGCGGTCCCAGGTGAGTGAGTGAACCCGCTCACCATCACGTACAGAACAGCCGCGAGTACGACTGTAATTGCCACCATCAATATGGTTGCAATGACAGGCGAAACTCCGCTGTCCTTCATTCTCTTTGCAAATCTTTTGCTATTCATGTTGTTTAGTCCTGCGGCAACCTGCCGCGAGAGATTGAGTTCATGGGTCCGCATAAAAGGATTGCGAAGTGGACTGCACAGTTTGATAATTTCAACAGATGAGACCCATGAGGGGGCGTTTTTAAACCCTCAACAGAGTTAGATCACTGGTCAGCTCAAAATAGTCAGAACTTGCTGTTCGATTATGTCCTTGGTGCGCCTGTCCGGGAATTTTGCCAATTTTGCCAAGTACTTCCATCCTCCATAGTGTGCATTGTGATGCACTCTAAACCCGGCCCTACATGATCGGTTGAATTCGCTGGTGGCGTTCAAATGGACTACAGTGTCTTTGATACCAATTGTCATGCAATAGTGAATCATGCCGCAGTAATGGCTTGTAATGGACATTTGTTGTCTAAGAAATTAAGGGCATAGAACAGCTTGCAACTGGCGAATATCGTAGGATTTGATCAATTCCTTTATTGGCAGAATAGCCAAGGCACAATTAAAATTAGAATTGTGGCACGGTCAACAATACTCTCTCGATAACTTTTGATTCAATCATAATACAATTGTGCCGTGTAATTTACACGAGCAGACGCTGCCTGCCCACCCCCTTCAACCTATATTTCAAGCTTGCATTTTTATATAACAGACACATTATATGTTTTGTGAGCAATGTCGCCGCGTTCGATGCGAAAGAATTCAATAGGACCAGACTTGTTGAAGTAACCGATCCATCTGACCCTTCCAAAAGGTTAAAGAAAACCACTGGCTTCTTCAGTCCTCTCGGTTCAGGTATAGTTACTTCACATTCTGATTTCCTTGAAAATTCTCTAAAAAGTGAGTTCGAAAGATTGAGAACCAGTTTCAAATTTCAATGCGATATGCCGTTCCTCGGCTCTCACGAAATAATGGAACATTTGGGAGATGATTTGGCCAGAACCATTGCGTTTTGCGACCAGCTAGTAAAGGGCATCCAGGATAACATCGATTCTGTATTTTTTTCTTACATCGTCCTGCCTCCAGGAAAGATACCATATGTAACGGTGGGCGGAGAACGCTGCCCGAGCCAAGAAATCGAGACACACAATTTTCTGAGGAGCGCCACACCTGCTTTTTCCGCAATAACCGCATTTGTTTATAAATCGAAGCATGTGGGCGTGGATTCTGATATTCTGATAGACGGATTCAGATACAAGAGAATGTGGGCATGGGACAACCTGCTCAAAATGACAACGCCAGTTGTTTATCCGCACGGGGATGAATGTAATCCGTTTATTTCCATCGCTGACATAGTCGCATTTTTGACTGACGCCAAACTCTATTCATTGGGCAGATTGAATGCTGAATTTAGGAGGCTTACCCCTGGCAACATAGAAAACGCATGGAAGGATTATTCATTCAAGGTCGAAACGAGGTTTTTGGACGAAAAGATGCTCGGTAGCATCGCATGGCGTTCAAAGGAGTTAATTAATGTGGTTCCATTCTACAAACGTCCGATGTTAT
It includes:
- a CDS encoding type IV pilin, producing the protein MNSKRFAKRMKDSGVSPVIATILMVAITVVLAAVLYVMVSGFTHSPGTANSAGLNEAQATGTSWTVTVSSVSASNIGLSNLKIVISGGNATTDGTFTMGTLSSTGASMTFSVASSLTGSFTILSGNSGTYLSAGDYFTISSPATWASGSLQGLTVTLYSGNSNLGSTTL